The region gaactccagactcatgtgccaccttgtgcacctggcttacgtgtcctgggcaatcgaacttgcatcctttggctgtgcaggccttaacctctaagccatctctctagccctctcctgGGAGTTTTGCTCTGAACAGTTTTCCATCCTTATAGAGAGAGTGAGGAATGATGAGCAACCCCAGGCCTTCCTCATCAAAGCTGCAGCCTCTCTATGCAGAGGATTTCTTTGCCCAAAGCAATGGTTaggtctttctctctgactcgCACTCCACAAACATCTCCCTTCCTTAATTTCTGCAGCTCCTTCTGTTTCTGTCTGCCCTCTGCAGGTGGAAATAAGCCTGTTGGCCAGTGAAACAGTCAAGGTAAATGCCAGGCACAGTAAATGCCGTGACACAGGAACAGCAGTTGATAGATAAACAAAAAGACCCCTTGGGAGAACAAAAAAGCAGTATTTGAAAATGAGTatttaagcctggtgtggtggcgcacgcctttaatcccagcactcgagaggcagaggtaggaggatcgccgtgagatggagactacatagtgaattccaggtcagcctgggctagagtgaaaccctacctcagaaaaaaaaaaaaaaatgagaacttatttatttatttttattattattatttgtattctTCATGTTCTCAAGAATGCAGGATTCTCTAGAAAAGAACGGGGCCTTGGGCTTCCTGTGATGATTGCAGAGTCCAGGCCTGGAGTGGGTGGTGAGTGTTTACAGGAATGACCAGAAACTGTAAATTACACTCAGCTTCCTGTAGAGAATCTACTGTGTAACAATATTTACTCACTTTCCCCCAAATTGTTGCATGGGGATGGGAAAAGAGAGGAACTATTTTATGATGAAAGGGGCTTTCTGGGTCATTTAGAAAATCCAAGAAAAGCAGGTTTTGGGACAGAGgcaaacaacaggaaaaaaaaaatcccctcaatTCCCAAAAGTCCTTCTATTTCCCATATTTCAACAGCCCCTGTTAGCAGTGCAAAGTACAACAGAGGAAGACTGTATAGTAGATTCTCCAAGCTGAACAacagaaccaaaaacaaaagaagcagagagggggaaGTATAGAGATGGGAGCATATGGACTCACAGTGCCCAATTCACAAACTGAAACCCCCTAAACATCTTCCAAGTGGAGAGAATAGCAAATGGCTATCAGAATCACAAGCTCCTTAAAAGAGACTTTGCTACAGTTTGGGTCTTAAGTGTCCCCCCAAAGGTCTGTGTGGTACGTAATAGTGTGATGCTTGCCAATGGTAGGTGGTGGAACCTTCAAGAGCTGGAGCCCAGAGGGAGGTCATTGTTCAGCCTCTCTCCAATGCTCTGGCTCAGAAGTGAGCAGTTCTGTTTTACTCAGCCCTCCTGACATGATGTGCTTGTCTTGCTACAGGCCCCAAAGCCAAGGGCAACAAATCATGGGTTAggacctctgaaactgtgagccaacataAGTCTGCTCTCTTGGAAGGTTGATTATTTTCTGTGACACAGGCAAATAGTGGAGATATGGAGAGTTACTTCTGTCCACTTTGCTTGGCTTCCAGATTAGCAGGCAATATCCTCAACgccatttaaaaagaaacatagggctggagagatggcttggcagttaaggcatttgcctgcaaagccaaaagatactggttcgattctccagatcccacataagccagatgcacatggtggcgcgtgcatctggagtttgtttgcagtggctagaggccctggtatacccattctctctttctctcttcctctctgtctctaataaataaataaataaaaataaagtcttaataaaaataaataaataaaaggaaacataCAAGggctccaccttgaaaaaccaaaaaagaaaaaagaaaaagaaacatacaggcatggtggcgcatgcctttaatcccagcactgggaggcagaggtaggaggatctctgtgagttcaaggccaccctgagactccatagtgacttccaagtcagcctggactaaagtgaaaccctaccttgaaaagcctaaataaataaataaataaaaagaaacacacacacacacacacacacacacacacacacacacacacgggaaaaaACCCACTAATATAACCAAGAATCCATTGAATTTGTGCAATTATTTTTTGGCTACATACTACAATCCTGTGGGGGCTTTCAAACATTTCAATGAACAGATAGATGTACCCTAGACCTCGTAAATCTTCACCTCTGGAGAGGACCTCATTTGGCATGAATACTTAAAGCTCCTCATGGAATTACAATGGGGAGCCTGCTTTTCCAGACTGTACTTTATATaaccacccattctctttattccTATAGTGGCACCACCATTGTTGTTCATGTATGCATTGTGAATAatcattgtcttttattttttaatattttttgttcattttttatttatttatttgagagcgacagacacagagagaaagacagatagagggagagagagagaatgggcacgccaaggcttccagcctctgcaaacgaactccagacgcgtgcgcccccttgtgcatctggctaacgtgggacctggggaaccgagcctcgaaccggggtccttaggcttcacaggcaagcgcttagccactaggccatctctccagcccatgaataatcattttcttaagtgttcaGTGATGAGTAGGCCAGACATGGAACACTTTCTAGAAGTGTCGTTGCTACAAGAGATGTTGCTTGAGACATTTCTTATGAGAGAGGGGCTTTGACaagcagatacagaaagaaaataagtaaaagcacCTATGAGGGACCTGGATGTTGGAATACAGTTACAAGAACCTGCTTTCATCTCCCATCCTCCCAAACATGCGGTAAACCATCTGACACGTGGCAGGTTGCTGATTAGCCTCAATCACCAGATCCATTTGGAAAAGAAAGGATATTGGTTCCGGAGGAGCTGGACCACTCCCAGAGTGTCATAGAGCATGGTTAAAACTTCCAggacttcctttttctcttcaacCGAGGTTGTGGTTCCTTTCCAGGTCAACAGTGTATTCTTGGCCAATTCAGCATGTTTCCTGGCCTGAGCTGGGAGGCCCAGGAAAGTTAAGAGTGAGTGATGaggaaaaacgaaaaaaaaaaaaaaaaaaagacattaaaaggcATGTCACAGACATTCCTGGAAGAGGATAAAGTGGGCAGTGTAATTGTCATATATGGTTCATAATACTGGATCCTAAATCTGGCTGTGAATCAGAATTATCTGAAACGCTTATGAAGAATAGATTCctggagtcgggcatggtggcgcacgcctttaatcccagcattcggaaggcagaggtaggaggatcatcaggagttcgcagccaccctgagattacatagtgaattccaggtcagccggggctagagtgagaccctacctcgaacaccccccccaaaaaagaatagaTTTCTGGGTCCCTCCCTAGACCTactgggttggaatccatagagGCATAGGTCCAGAAAGTTCCATTTTAAAATCCACAAAGGATTTTTATGTAGCCCACCTGGCAGTGATTTGTGGATCTCAGTTTGAAAAATCACTCACAGAAAGTGGTGAAAGCTGTGTACTCTGATCCCAGTTCTGCTGCTGATGCCATGTGATCTTTTCTAAAAGATCCTCCATTCTCTAAATGGAAAATGACAACACTCACCAAAGGAGACCCTGACAAAGCAGATGGAGACAGGTGAGGAACAGTAGGTTATGCCGTATATCTCTGACCTTTTGGGGAATTTTATAAATACAAGGGTTTAGTAATATAATTATTTCCATCTGGGATTTTCTTTTGGTCCAATCCAATATGAAGTTGGTGATACTAAttgggcacatacacacacacacacacccagaatcCAGTTTTGTAATGTAGTAAGGCCTCTCACTAGGAAGACAAAGAGAATACCAAACGCCAGCAAGACAGAACTGGTGGGGGTTTCCTCTTATTTTCTAAGAACAGGCTGGAGTTCCTGAGAACCCACTTGAGTTATTTACATAGTTAACAGAGGTAGACTTGCAAACAATTGGTTTACAGAATTACTGCCTCATCATTCTACCCTAGCTCACGTCTTTCCCAGCATGCCACtctgctcctcttcctctccactAAAAACAATGGCTAGTGTTCACTTTCAGCCCTCTCTGTGCATAAACATACTCACCCCTGCCAAGTAGGCCCTCTGTGCCCCTAACCCTCACTTCACACTGCTGGCTCAGGTCCCACACAGCTTGTTTTGCCTTTGGCCTTGGAGCATGGTTTCACAGCATGGGTTCAAGTCAATTTCCACAGGGACAATTGCCTCTGATGCCTGCAGCCCTCACATGCTCTAAATGTGCAGGACCTCTTTAATGACTTGCAACAATGTCAGGGAACAAAGTCTCCTCTGGCAGAGCTCAAATCTGATCCTAAAGCCAACTAGTCTCTGGGCTCAGCAGAGAGAAAGGTACTCTGAAATAGAGAGGACTCTGTTCTAAGTTAGCCATGGCTCTCACATTGTCCTGTGTAAACTCCTGGGCCTCTCTTCCAGTGACCAttcacaagtgctggggtgaGAAGCAAGAATTCACATTTATAACAAGCTCAGGATATCAGTTGATAACCAAAATTCAAACTGATAACTCTCATAGGTGATATTAATGCAGGTGGTCTAAGGCCCACACCTGGAGAAACAGAGCGTAAAATCTTTATAGAGGAAGTGAGGCACATCTTGTTTTTGAAGAGCGGGTAGGATTTTGAAGAATGGAAAACAGGAAGGTGTGAAAAAgattcacgttgctgggatgaacgtctacaccaggcacagtttataggaggaatggaattcatttcaagcttacagatgcagggaaagttccataatggcagaagttggtccACTTTCACAGAGCCACACtcagagagaaaaacaaccaccaccaccacaagcaaacacactccagcaactccaggcagagctcaagcacttggaataccttaggctggaatttggATCTGCGTCAGGGATgggccccaggatctgcccacagtgacacctcctccagccagggggctggagGTCCAAGAAACTTCAATgaaactgaatctattggaggacatc is a window of Jaculus jaculus isolate mJacJac1 chromosome 13, mJacJac1.mat.Y.cur, whole genome shotgun sequence DNA encoding:
- the Ttc23l gene encoding LOW QUALITY PROTEIN: tetratricopeptide repeat protein 23-like (The sequence of the model RefSeq protein was modified relative to this genomic sequence to represent the inferred CDS: inserted 1 base in 1 codon; substituted 1 base at 1 genomic stop codon); translation: EKIKRKEQKTMNNDSNKTFLGLPAQARKHAELAKNTLLTWKGTTTSVEEKKEVLEVLTMLYDTLGVVQLLRNHGQQAYFHLQRADRNXKELQKLRKGDVCGVRVREKDLTIALGKEILCIERLQLCYFEKATDNVLIAKGDGTSDLVSVYEEIAHIEPTGLRKSQQXAMHYLKP